Proteins co-encoded in one Marinomonas sp. IMCC 4694 genomic window:
- a CDS encoding methyl-accepting chemotaxis protein: MRNNSPITKTEKTFSHSVKLISVTDKDGRIVSCNEAFIDISGFDKSELVGEHHNIVRHPEMPAEAFKVMWQHLNAGKPWMGMVKNRCKNGDFYWVDAYVTPVTKEGKIIGYESVRSCPNRKDVERADKLYKQINAGHPIRGALPISVQNLALIIAIATCAGLFAFGYEHSSQAALLLSTLSYAFWSSTTTRKTISSLTTILSHSFSHPLAVKTYTDDSETVGTVKVAILSQIAHLNTVITQIENAAFLVATESDNSAELTNLTKQAIESQQAETLQVAKAIGEMTMAISEVSKHVGDTAHSADTANQLSMDGASVAKDTHKAIKKLKDTVQKIGSSVHGVSDQTAKIAQAAQMIEQIADQTNLLALNAAIEAARAGEQGRGFAVVADEVRSLAHRTQESTKEIYVIVSELTERANQAVDIAETGTHDAEEGLSQVIQSSKMLSGISESVNKIASMSTQMATAVEEQSYVAEDIKKQIATISSLADTSTQSSSKLAETIHYLKKISDELHELVVRFKR; the protein is encoded by the coding sequence ATGCGCAACAACTCACCGATTACCAAAACAGAAAAAACATTCTCCCATTCAGTAAAGCTTATATCAGTAACTGATAAAGACGGCAGGATTGTTAGTTGCAATGAGGCGTTTATTGACATCAGTGGGTTTGATAAGAGTGAGCTGGTGGGGGAGCATCACAATATCGTGAGACACCCAGAGATGCCAGCAGAAGCTTTTAAAGTAATGTGGCAGCACTTAAATGCGGGCAAACCTTGGATGGGAATGGTTAAAAATCGCTGTAAAAATGGCGATTTTTATTGGGTAGATGCTTACGTTACGCCAGTAACGAAAGAAGGGAAGATTATAGGCTACGAGTCTGTTCGTTCATGCCCTAACCGTAAAGACGTGGAACGCGCCGACAAACTCTATAAGCAAATCAATGCCGGTCACCCCATTAGGGGCGCGCTGCCGATTTCGGTCCAAAATTTGGCTTTAATAATAGCTATAGCGACCTGCGCAGGGTTGTTCGCATTTGGTTATGAACACTCGTCTCAAGCGGCTCTTCTGCTGTCAACTCTTAGCTACGCATTCTGGTCCTCTACGACAACAAGAAAGACGATATCTTCCCTCACTACCATTCTTAGTCATTCGTTTTCGCATCCGCTAGCGGTTAAAACATATACCGATGATTCTGAAACCGTTGGTACGGTCAAAGTCGCCATACTGAGCCAGATTGCGCACTTAAACACCGTCATAACTCAAATTGAAAATGCCGCTTTTCTGGTTGCAACTGAGTCTGACAACAGCGCCGAACTGACTAATTTGACAAAACAAGCCATTGAAAGCCAGCAAGCAGAAACCCTTCAAGTTGCCAAGGCCATCGGCGAAATGACCATGGCGATTTCAGAGGTATCCAAACATGTTGGCGACACCGCCCACAGTGCAGATACGGCTAACCAGCTCTCAATGGATGGCGCTAGTGTGGCCAAGGACACCCACAAGGCGATTAAAAAATTAAAAGACACCGTCCAAAAAATCGGTAGTTCGGTGCACGGCGTTTCTGATCAAACCGCAAAAATTGCTCAAGCTGCCCAAATGATTGAGCAGATTGCAGATCAAACCAATCTACTCGCGCTTAATGCGGCCATTGAGGCAGCAAGAGCTGGCGAACAAGGTCGTGGCTTTGCCGTTGTGGCGGACGAAGTGAGAAGCTTAGCGCACCGAACCCAAGAATCAACAAAAGAGATATACGTGATTGTTAGTGAGTTAACCGAACGCGCAAACCAAGCCGTTGACATCGCGGAAACGGGGACACACGACGCAGAAGAGGGTTTATCTCAAGTCATTCAGAGCAGTAAGATGCTGTCTGGCATTTCTGAATCAGTGAACAAAATAGCCTCTATGTCAACTCAGATGGCCACGGCAGTAGAAGAACAGTCGTATGTGGCTGAGGACATTAAAAAGCAAATCGCGACCATTTCGTCTTTGGCAGATACCAGTACCCAGAGCTCCTCAAAACTCGCTGAAACGATACATTATTTAAAGAAAATATCCGATGAACTGCACGAGCTTGTCGTGCGATTTAAACGCTAG
- a CDS encoding ligand-binding sensor domain-containing diguanylate cyclase encodes MLVSKTKIFVKWFGVILWACFPLAHANTPMADYFTDAWSTQDGLPHNSINAIAQTTDGYLWFATWEGVARYNGREFLFFERSSDTGMIDSGTRALVTDNDNGLWIAGARGGVTYRLNDEWQPQPVAQSMVNHVLKDKANNLWLAIEGLGVLYRPGATATGEDQKETWPLQNLSAYRLLEDSQERIWAATEKGLFQLNSQDKREQLSQHGLPNQHVNAVLETQDKRLLIATNKGAYALEGDHITLLHPSLKDEAISSLMEDNEGNLWLGTINKGVLRLNNAKIEALNTQLGLPNNRVISMLQDLEGSIWIGTNGGLMRLRKAPFTTFTKERGLIGNYVRSVIAVDEHSILAGSSEGLSLLGKGRVRNALGSSVATMSVLSFAKRQAGGVWVGTSLNGLMIWENNALTPYLNQISGLPSDEVRAILEDRLGNLWIGTTNGLVKQNQRGEKQIFKREQGLPDNYIMALTEDDQGHIWVGTGVGVAKLTEKGFDPIPIATQEGAGYAFGFWVEPDFVWIATDRGLIRYRQIDGHLSVIGRRAGLPIDKLFQVVHDGNHGLWLTSNRGIWRIDYQQAHAVADGRLINIAFEHFAEQDGMASAQANGGSNPAAVAMETGQLWFATAKGVSTIDGSGLSQKNAVQLPVVIESVIADGQHLSLQKNTVLPAGTNRITFDYAGLGYVLSSRIEYRTRLVGFENSWALRDKNTLAEYTNLPPGDYEFLVSARYPYSDWNNAIQTYNFRILPYFWQRLDAQMALGILFISLIISLLRWRLRRLRMSELHLTALVEQQTHALRQQSEDFKHQANEDDLTKLPNRRAFDKLLSKKFLKAKENNTPLALVIIDIDHFKHINDTYSHLIGDKAIQALSAQLKRLAGDTIHVARWGGEEFTLIVEGVENHSIAAYCDTVRQDIENIDYACVAAKLSLTVSMGVALVNQVDHYEDLLKLADQALYQAKDRGRNRVEIWQP; translated from the coding sequence ATGCTTGTCAGTAAGACAAAAATATTCGTAAAGTGGTTCGGTGTCATTCTTTGGGCTTGTTTTCCTCTCGCCCATGCCAACACGCCAATGGCGGATTATTTCACCGATGCTTGGTCGACCCAAGACGGCCTTCCTCACAACAGCATTAATGCCATCGCGCAAACCACCGATGGGTATTTGTGGTTTGCCACCTGGGAAGGTGTGGCACGCTATAATGGTCGTGAGTTTCTTTTTTTTGAACGCTCTTCTGATACCGGTATGATCGATTCTGGCACTCGCGCCCTAGTTACCGACAACGACAATGGATTATGGATTGCGGGTGCAAGGGGCGGCGTAACTTATCGACTAAACGACGAATGGCAACCTCAGCCTGTTGCACAAAGCATGGTAAACCATGTTCTTAAAGACAAAGCGAACAACCTTTGGTTGGCCATTGAAGGCTTGGGCGTTTTATATCGTCCTGGTGCAACCGCAACAGGTGAGGACCAAAAAGAAACATGGCCGCTACAAAACCTCAGCGCGTATCGTCTCCTTGAAGACAGCCAAGAAAGAATATGGGCCGCCACAGAAAAGGGTTTATTTCAGCTCAACAGCCAAGACAAACGAGAGCAATTAAGCCAACATGGTTTACCAAATCAGCATGTTAATGCAGTATTGGAAACGCAAGACAAACGCTTATTAATCGCCACAAATAAAGGAGCTTATGCGCTTGAAGGCGATCACATCACTTTGCTGCACCCCAGCCTGAAGGACGAAGCGATTTCATCGTTAATGGAAGATAATGAAGGTAATCTTTGGCTCGGCACCATCAACAAGGGCGTTTTACGGCTCAACAACGCCAAAATAGAAGCGTTAAATACTCAGTTAGGTCTACCTAATAATCGAGTAATATCCATGCTACAAGATTTAGAAGGCAGCATTTGGATTGGAACAAACGGTGGTTTAATGCGTCTGCGTAAAGCCCCGTTTACCACCTTTACTAAAGAACGAGGACTAATAGGAAATTATGTACGTAGTGTCATCGCAGTTGATGAGCATTCAATATTAGCTGGTTCCAGCGAAGGTTTGAGCCTGCTTGGAAAAGGCCGTGTTCGCAATGCATTAGGCAGTAGCGTGGCTACCATGTCCGTTCTGAGCTTTGCCAAACGACAGGCGGGTGGCGTCTGGGTCGGTACCTCTTTGAATGGTTTAATGATATGGGAAAACAATGCGTTAACGCCCTATCTAAACCAGATCAGTGGCTTACCAAGCGATGAGGTCAGAGCCATACTCGAAGACCGTCTCGGAAACCTGTGGATTGGCACCACGAATGGGCTAGTGAAACAAAACCAACGGGGTGAAAAACAAATCTTTAAGCGTGAGCAAGGCTTGCCAGACAATTACATCATGGCGTTAACGGAAGATGATCAAGGACATATCTGGGTTGGAACAGGCGTTGGGGTTGCTAAGTTAACCGAAAAGGGCTTTGATCCTATTCCTATTGCCACCCAAGAAGGTGCGGGCTATGCGTTCGGCTTTTGGGTAGAACCCGACTTTGTATGGATTGCAACGGATCGTGGGCTAATACGCTATCGCCAAATAGATGGCCATCTCAGCGTCATTGGTCGTCGCGCTGGGTTGCCTATAGACAAACTCTTTCAGGTCGTTCATGACGGCAATCATGGTTTATGGCTCACAAGTAACCGTGGTATTTGGCGAATTGATTACCAGCAAGCCCACGCGGTCGCAGATGGTCGTCTTATTAATATAGCGTTTGAACACTTTGCAGAACAAGATGGTATGGCGAGTGCTCAAGCCAACGGTGGATCAAACCCTGCGGCTGTCGCGATGGAAACCGGCCAACTGTGGTTTGCGACCGCAAAGGGTGTTTCTACTATTGATGGCTCTGGGCTTTCTCAAAAAAATGCCGTGCAACTGCCTGTTGTGATTGAATCCGTTATTGCCGATGGACAACATCTATCCCTACAAAAAAATACCGTATTACCTGCCGGTACAAACCGAATCACGTTTGATTATGCCGGTTTAGGCTATGTCCTGTCTTCGCGCATTGAATATCGAACTCGCCTAGTGGGGTTCGAAAATAGTTGGGCATTAAGAGACAAAAACACCTTGGCGGAATACACCAATTTACCACCAGGTGATTATGAGTTTTTAGTCAGTGCTCGGTATCCATACAGCGACTGGAATAATGCCATACAAACCTACAACTTTCGCATACTGCCTTATTTTTGGCAACGATTAGACGCTCAGATGGCGCTTGGCATCTTGTTTATTTCTCTGATCATTAGCTTGTTACGCTGGCGTTTACGTCGCTTGAGAATGAGTGAACTGCATTTAACGGCGCTTGTGGAGCAGCAAACCCATGCGCTACGCCAGCAATCAGAAGACTTTAAGCACCAAGCCAATGAAGACGATTTAACGAAACTGCCCAATCGTCGGGCTTTTGATAAATTGCTGAGTAAAAAATTCTTGAAAGCCAAAGAAAATAACACCCCATTGGCACTGGTTATTATCGATATTGACCATTTTAAACACATCAACGATACCTACTCTCACCTTATTGGCGATAAGGCAATACAAGCACTTTCCGCTCAGCTGAAACGCCTTGCCGGTGATACAATACACGTGGCCCGATGGGGAGGTGAAGAGTTCACCTTAATTGTAGAAGGGGTCGAAAATCACTCAATCGCTGCGTATTGCGACACAGTACGACAAGACATCGAAAACATCGACTACGCTTGCGTAGCGGCCAAGCTATCGCTGACTGTCAGCATGGGTGTTGCCCTAGTCAATCAAGTTGATCACTATGAAGATCTATTAAAGCTCGCAGACCAAGCGCTGTATCAAGCCAAAGACAGAGGTCGTAATCGAGTAGAAATTTGGCAGCCTTAA
- the dld gene encoding D-lactate dehydrogenase, which produces MTDTSFSLNLATELSAIVGSQHTLTDEDKTKPYSQGFRLGGGKAYAVVRPGGLVEIWRCLQACVKADVIVIMQAANTGLTGGSTPYGGGYDRPIVIISTMRIDDIQLLDQGKQIIGFAGSTLFGLEDTLKPYGREPHSVIGSSCIGASIVGGVCNNSGGALVQRGPAYTEMSLFAQVTQEGELQLVNNLGIELGSDPEAILINLQNKTYQEKDVQFPKKRGSDNEYHERIRDVDADTPSRFNNDPRRLYEASGCAGKLAVFAVRIDTFPIPEKHQVFYIGTNDPAVMEQMRRDMLSTFTNLPVSGEYMHSSSYDISKKYGKDSFLVIDKLGTKYIPKMFALKRTVDRWAGKLKFMPNKFSDIMMQYASQLFPNHLPKRMEDFREKYEHHWIVETSNAGVDEAQAYLEHFFKDKQGGYFACTEREADQAILHRFVTGGALTRYHIMNGKGLGSIMTIDVAFPRNERDWFEVLPQETNDKIAVKMYYGHFFCHVMHQNYIMKKGVDGKAVKKQILASYDLRGAEYPAEHNVGHEYVAKSALREFYQKTDPTNTFNSGIGGTTKLKYWQEASDSHHDCGCQ; this is translated from the coding sequence ATGACGGACACCAGTTTCAGCCTAAACTTGGCCACTGAATTAAGTGCCATTGTAGGAAGTCAGCACACATTAACCGATGAAGATAAAACTAAACCCTACAGTCAAGGTTTTCGTCTTGGTGGCGGCAAAGCGTATGCGGTTGTGCGCCCTGGAGGTTTGGTTGAAATATGGCGGTGTTTACAAGCGTGTGTAAAAGCCGATGTAATCGTGATCATGCAAGCGGCCAATACTGGATTAACGGGAGGGTCAACGCCATATGGTGGCGGATATGACCGACCCATCGTGATCATCAGTACGATGCGCATTGATGACATACAGTTGCTTGATCAAGGCAAGCAAATCATCGGTTTTGCGGGCAGTACCTTATTCGGCTTAGAAGATACCTTAAAACCTTATGGACGGGAGCCTCACTCAGTGATTGGCTCTTCCTGTATTGGTGCGTCTATTGTGGGCGGCGTATGCAATAACTCCGGTGGTGCCTTGGTTCAGCGCGGGCCAGCTTATACTGAAATGTCTTTGTTTGCTCAAGTAACGCAAGAGGGTGAGTTGCAGCTAGTCAATAACCTAGGCATTGAATTGGGTTCTGATCCTGAAGCGATTCTTATAAACTTACAAAACAAAACATATCAAGAAAAAGATGTTCAATTCCCTAAAAAACGTGGTTCCGACAATGAATACCATGAGCGTATTCGAGATGTTGATGCCGATACGCCTTCGCGTTTTAACAATGATCCGCGTCGTTTGTACGAAGCCTCTGGGTGTGCGGGTAAACTGGCGGTGTTTGCGGTACGAATTGATACTTTTCCCATTCCTGAAAAACATCAGGTATTTTACATTGGTACAAACGATCCTGCTGTGATGGAGCAAATGCGCCGAGATATGCTGTCAACGTTTACCAATTTGCCGGTCTCTGGCGAATACATGCACAGCAGCAGTTATGACATCAGTAAAAAATACGGCAAAGACAGTTTTTTAGTCATCGACAAACTCGGAACTAAGTACATTCCAAAAATGTTTGCATTGAAACGTACGGTAGACCGCTGGGCTGGAAAATTAAAGTTTATGCCCAATAAATTTTCCGACATTATGATGCAGTATGCGAGTCAACTTTTTCCCAATCACTTACCTAAACGCATGGAAGATTTTCGTGAAAAGTACGAGCATCATTGGATTGTAGAAACCAGTAATGCAGGTGTAGACGAAGCGCAGGCTTATTTAGAGCACTTCTTCAAAGACAAACAAGGTGGCTATTTTGCTTGCACAGAGCGCGAAGCCGATCAGGCCATTTTACATCGTTTTGTGACGGGTGGGGCATTGACTCGTTATCATATAATGAACGGCAAGGGCTTGGGATCTATCATGACCATTGATGTGGCGTTTCCTCGAAATGAGCGAGATTGGTTTGAAGTACTGCCTCAAGAAACCAACGATAAGATTGCGGTCAAAATGTACTACGGCCACTTCTTTTGTCATGTGATGCACCAAAATTACATTATGAAGAAAGGGGTAGATGGTAAAGCGGTGAAAAAGCAAATTTTAGCCAGTTATGATCTACGCGGCGCGGAGTACCCAGCGGAGCATAACGTTGGCCATGAGTATGTTGCAAAGTCAGCATTGCGCGAGTTTTATCAAAAAACCGACCCAACTAATACGTTCAATTCAGGCATTGGTGGCACGACAAAGCTCAAATATTGGCAAGAAGCGAGTGATTCGCACCACGACTGCGGATGTCAGTAA
- the purU gene encoding formyltetrahydrofolate deformylase produces MKTKIAPWIFTARCPSIIGTVDVVTRYMAEAGNYIDEIHSFDDRESGLFFIRIEFLPQSVNFSEAHFADTFSERAMAFSMEWQLTAPDHKPKVAIMVSKYDHCLNDLLYRFRTGQLNIDVTVIISNHPDLEDLAKWHGLPYYYLPITADTKLEQEAKVRELIEQYDTELVVLARYMQVLSPGMCEYLDGRAINIHHSLLPGFKGARPYHQAWEKGVKMVGATAHYVNNDLDEGPIISQGIQVVNHAHYAEDLIAKGQDIERVTLFNAVKCHVEKRVFLNGKRTVVFGG; encoded by the coding sequence ATGAAAACAAAAATCGCACCTTGGATTTTTACGGCTCGTTGTCCGAGCATTATTGGCACAGTGGATGTAGTCACACGTTACATGGCCGAGGCGGGCAATTACATCGATGAAATTCATTCCTTTGACGACAGAGAGTCGGGATTATTTTTTATTCGTATTGAGTTTTTGCCACAAAGTGTCAACTTCAGTGAAGCCCACTTTGCCGATACGTTTTCCGAACGTGCTATGGCGTTTTCAATGGAGTGGCAATTAACGGCGCCAGATCACAAGCCTAAAGTGGCGATCATGGTGTCAAAATATGATCATTGCTTGAATGATTTGCTGTATCGCTTTAGAACAGGTCAATTGAATATTGATGTGACGGTAATTATTTCGAATCATCCAGATTTAGAAGATTTGGCCAAATGGCACGGTCTTCCTTATTACTATTTGCCTATTACCGCCGACACTAAGCTAGAACAGGAAGCAAAAGTGCGTGAATTGATAGAACAATACGATACCGAACTGGTTGTGTTAGCTCGCTACATGCAGGTGCTTTCTCCCGGTATGTGTGAGTACCTAGATGGTCGTGCCATTAACATTCATCACTCTTTACTACCAGGCTTTAAGGGTGCTCGTCCCTATCACCAAGCGTGGGAAAAAGGCGTGAAAATGGTCGGTGCGACGGCGCATTATGTAAATAATGATCTTGATGAAGGCCCGATTATCTCGCAGGGTATTCAGGTGGTTAATCACGCCCATTATGCGGAAGATTTGATCGCTAAGGGCCAAGATATTGAACGCGTGACCTTATTCAATGCGGTTAAATGTCATGTAGAGAAACGCGTGTTTTTGAATGGTAAACGTACAGTAGTGTTCGGCGGATAA
- a CDS encoding sarcosine oxidase subunit gamma, with translation MSDSTFETPLEKLITAQRPPLSALDVVGESPLHHADLAGVAAKGPQAGGVHFYEQALLGLLTLRCAPSLVQQHEIATILGVALPMSPLTSTDNDDSAFGTLSVRWVGPDEWLISVPGDSAFELETHFFESLSGHFSLVNISGGTTVFNVSGDHIVDMLKKSVPVDLHITVFPVEKVVSTLFAKSGVVMRRLGETHFELIVRRSFADYLWLWIQDASREFGLVVKSA, from the coding sequence ATGTCTGATAGTACCTTTGAAACACCATTAGAAAAATTGATCACCGCACAAAGACCACCTCTTTCAGCGTTAGACGTGGTCGGAGAAAGTCCGTTGCATCATGCCGATTTGGCTGGTGTTGCGGCGAAAGGACCACAAGCAGGAGGCGTTCATTTCTACGAGCAGGCGCTGTTGGGTTTGTTAACATTACGTTGCGCACCGTCGTTGGTTCAGCAACATGAGATTGCGACGATTTTGGGTGTGGCTTTGCCAATGTCTCCCTTGACATCTACTGACAATGACGATTCAGCGTTTGGTACATTGTCTGTTCGTTGGGTTGGTCCAGATGAATGGCTGATCAGTGTGCCGGGTGACAGTGCGTTTGAGTTGGAAACACACTTTTTCGAGTCGCTTAGTGGGCATTTTTCTTTAGTGAATATCAGTGGTGGTACGACGGTTTTTAATGTATCCGGTGATCATATTGTTGATATGCTCAAAAAATCGGTACCGGTTGATTTACACATCACTGTTTTTCCTGTCGAAAAAGTAGTATCAACTCTTTTTGCGAAAAGTGGCGTGGTAATGCGTCGTTTAGGTGAGACGCATTTTGAGCTGATAGTGCGTCGCAGTTTTGCTGATTACCTTTGGTTGTGGATTCAAGACGCCAGTCGTGAGTTTGGTTTGGTTGTAAAATCCGCCTAG
- a CDS encoding sarcosine oxidase subunit alpha yields the protein MTQDLKQQSNRLSTGGRIDRSKTLTFTYNGKQYNGFAGDTLASALLANGIDIVGRSFKYSRPRGIVAAGAEEPNAIMQIGATQATQVPNVRATQQSLYDGLVAGTTNGWPSVETDLMEYVGKIGGKMMPPGFYYKTFMFPQSFWQTYESYIRKAAGLGRAPKENDPDQYDKVNQHCDVMIVGAGPAGLASALVAARSGARVIIADEQNEFGGSLLSSTEGLNGKPAVEWVAEVVKELATFKDVMMLPHSQVNGYHDHNFLTIQQHLTNHLLDRAPHGQVAQRLHRVRAKWVILATGAHERPLVYGNNDVPGCMVANAVSTYINRYGVTPGNDLVLMTSNDNAYRTALDWHDAGRNVVAVVDSRKNPQGTFVDAARERGISILVGSGVIEAHGSKRVTGVSIAPLNETGDKIIGAVVKIKADTVATSGGWSPVIHLSCHTGARPVWNDAIVGFTPGATVQKQLTAGAINGQYTTAMALSEGMNAARDALSALGLSVSEITLPEAEMIEEGAAMALFHIPHTKTTSQAPKQFVDYQNDVTAAGIELACREGFESIEHVKRYTAMGFGTDQGKLGNINGMAIAAKILNQTIPKTGTTIFRPNYTPVTFGAIAGRDCGALFDPERYTAMHSWHLERGAKFEDVGLWKRPWYYPQGNETMQESLNRECVATRESVGILDASTLGKIDIQGKDAREFLGRVYSNAWAKLAVGKCRYGLMCGEDGMVFDDGVTSCLAENHFLMTTTTGGAARVLEWLELYHQTEWPELEVYFTSVTDHWSTMTISGPNSRKLLEKLTDYDVSKGNMAFMDWKPMTVAGVPARVFRISFTGELSFEINVQANYGMHVWKALFEEGAEFNLTPYGTETMHILRAEKGFIIAGQDTDGSVHPFDLGMSWAVSMQKPFSFIGKRGMQREDCVRTDRKQLVGLKTLDPNVVLPEGAQGVLDPKAPIPMPMVGHVTSSYWSANLQRSVAMGFVKGGLDKMGESIFYPLADGRVIEAEICSPVFLDPKGERQHV from the coding sequence ATGACACAAGATTTGAAACAGCAGTCTAATCGCCTTTCTACTGGTGGCCGAATAGATCGCTCTAAAACGCTGACATTTACTTATAACGGCAAGCAGTACAACGGCTTTGCAGGTGACACTTTAGCGTCTGCTTTGTTAGCGAACGGTATTGATATTGTTGGTCGAAGTTTTAAGTACAGTCGCCCGCGCGGTATTGTCGCCGCAGGGGCAGAAGAGCCTAACGCTATTATGCAAATTGGCGCAACGCAAGCGACGCAAGTTCCTAACGTACGTGCGACGCAACAATCGCTTTATGACGGATTAGTAGCGGGTACTACAAACGGTTGGCCGAGCGTTGAAACGGACTTGATGGAGTACGTAGGTAAAATCGGTGGCAAAATGATGCCACCGGGTTTTTACTACAAAACATTTATGTTCCCTCAATCCTTTTGGCAAACGTATGAATCCTATATTCGTAAAGCAGCGGGTCTGGGTCGTGCGCCCAAAGAAAATGACCCAGACCAATATGATAAGGTGAATCAACACTGTGATGTCATGATTGTGGGAGCTGGACCTGCGGGTTTAGCGTCTGCATTAGTCGCCGCCCGATCTGGCGCTCGCGTTATTATTGCTGATGAGCAGAATGAGTTTGGTGGGAGTTTACTGAGCAGCACGGAAGGGCTGAACGGCAAACCGGCTGTCGAATGGGTCGCTGAAGTTGTAAAAGAGCTGGCAACATTCAAAGACGTTATGATGCTGCCTCACTCTCAGGTGAATGGCTATCATGATCATAATTTTCTAACCATACAGCAGCATCTAACGAACCATTTACTGGATCGTGCCCCCCATGGTCAAGTCGCTCAGCGTTTACACAGAGTGCGGGCAAAATGGGTGATTTTGGCAACAGGTGCTCACGAACGTCCTTTGGTGTATGGCAACAACGATGTACCAGGTTGTATGGTGGCGAACGCTGTGTCGACTTACATTAATCGTTATGGTGTCACGCCAGGCAATGATTTGGTGTTGATGACGTCGAACGACAACGCGTATCGCACGGCGCTCGATTGGCACGATGCCGGCCGTAACGTGGTGGCGGTTGTCGATTCTCGTAAGAACCCACAAGGTACATTTGTTGATGCCGCTCGTGAACGTGGCATTAGCATTTTGGTTGGCTCTGGTGTGATTGAGGCGCATGGCAGTAAGCGCGTTACTGGCGTATCCATTGCGCCACTGAATGAGACAGGCGATAAGATTATCGGCGCCGTTGTGAAAATAAAAGCTGACACCGTCGCCACGTCTGGCGGTTGGAGTCCTGTGATTCATTTGTCTTGTCATACTGGTGCTCGTCCCGTTTGGAATGACGCTATTGTTGGTTTTACGCCGGGCGCTACGGTGCAAAAACAGCTCACAGCGGGCGCGATTAACGGCCAATATACAACCGCAATGGCACTTTCTGAAGGCATGAATGCGGCGCGAGATGCTCTCTCGGCGTTGGGGTTATCCGTCTCAGAAATCACCCTACCTGAAGCGGAAATGATCGAGGAAGGTGCCGCCATGGCGTTGTTCCACATCCCACACACCAAAACCACATCCCAGGCACCAAAACAGTTTGTTGATTATCAGAATGATGTGACCGCAGCTGGTATTGAGTTGGCATGTCGTGAGGGTTTTGAATCGATTGAACACGTGAAACGTTATACCGCGATGGGGTTTGGCACAGATCAAGGTAAGCTAGGTAATATCAATGGTATGGCGATCGCCGCGAAGATATTGAATCAAACCATTCCCAAAACCGGCACAACGATTTTTCGACCAAACTATACACCCGTGACGTTTGGCGCCATTGCAGGGCGTGACTGTGGTGCTTTATTTGATCCAGAGCGTTACACTGCGATGCATTCTTGGCATCTGGAGCGTGGTGCAAAATTTGAAGATGTGGGCTTGTGGAAGCGCCCTTGGTATTACCCGCAAGGCAATGAGACCATGCAAGAAAGTCTCAATCGTGAATGTGTAGCGACGCGAGAATCTGTTGGTATTTTGGATGCCTCTACCTTAGGTAAAATCGATATTCAAGGCAAAGACGCGCGTGAATTCCTTGGTCGTGTCTACAGCAACGCGTGGGCAAAACTGGCGGTCGGAAAATGTCGCTATGGCTTGATGTGTGGTGAAGACGGCATGGTGTTCGACGATGGTGTAACGTCTTGTTTGGCGGAGAATCATTTCTTAATGACCACTACAACGGGTGGCGCGGCACGTGTTTTGGAATGGTTAGAGCTTTATCACCAAACCGAGTGGCCAGAGCTAGAAGTGTATTTCACTTCGGTGACAGATCACTGGTCAACCATGACGATTTCTGGCCCTAATAGCCGTAAATTACTTGAAAAACTCACCGATTATGATGTGTCTAAAGGCAACATGGCGTTTATGGATTGGAAGCCAATGACCGTAGCCGGCGTGCCAGCGCGGGTGTTCCGTATCTCCTTTACGGGTGAGTTATCTTTTGAGATTAACGTGCAGGCAAACTACGGTATGCACGTTTGGAAGGCCCTGTTCGAGGAAGGCGCTGAATTCAATTTAACGCCTTATGGCACGGAAACCATGCACATCCTTCGAGCTGAAAAAGGCTTTATTATTGCGGGTCAAGACACAGACGGTTCCGTACATCCGTTCGATCTAGGCATGTCATGGGCGGTGTCTATGCAGAAGCCATTTAGCTTTATTGGCAAGCGTGGCATGCAGCGCGAAGATTGCGTTCGTACTGATCGTAAGCAATTAGTTGGGCTGAAGACCCTAGATCCAAACGTGGTATTGCCTGAAGGTGCGCAAGGGGTGCTGGATCCGAAAGCGCCTATTCCGATGCCAATGGTCGGGCATGTGACGTCCAGTTACTGGAGTGCGAATCTGCAGCGCTCTGTTGCGATGGGGTTTGTAAAAGGTGGCTTAGACAAAATGGGCGAAAGCATTTTTTACCCACTCGCCGATGGTCGTGTGATCGAAGCTGAAATTTGTAGCCCTGTGTTTTTAGACCCAAAAGGGGAGCGTCAACATGTCTGA